AGTTGAAAAGCTATGATTGTAAAGCAACAATCTTTTAGAAAAGAGCCTTTCTTTAAGAATAAATTTGTTATATTAATAATAGAAAAAGATCATAGGAGTAGAGGTAGTGATAGAAGATGAAAATTCGTAAAGCGAATATTGAAAATGACGGGAAACTTATTACAAATGTTTACTTATATGAAAACAAAAAAGAAGAATATACAATGGTAGCCATCCCCGATATAGAATGGTCAACGGTCATTCCTTATGTAGAAGATCGAACGAAACGGTCAATGCGATTAGCAAAATCATTAGAAAAGCATGTCGAGCCACAAGTAGCAATTCAATTAACAAGCAAGATCATGCAATGGGTTTATGAAATGTAAAAGAGAGCAGGGCGGTAAGCCCTGCTCTAAGACTGTCCGCAAACGCTTGCATTCTTTGGAACTTCGCCCTCTTTAGAAAGTTTAAATTATATAGCATTTTTTTTCTTTTCAACGAGCTCAATAATATCATGGATTTCAACTTCTAAAACTGAGCAAATCTTTGCTAGTTTATCTAGTGGAAGGCGCTTTGTTTTATTATGGCACATTTCCCAAACGAGCGTATGTCGTATATCTGCTTTTCTTGCTAATTCACGTTTCGTCATTCTTCGCTGTTTCAGTAAATGATCAAGTTTAATATGTATTTCAAATTGCTTAGGCATTTCTTCTCCACCCTTTAAATTCCGTTCTTTATGAATTTAGAAAATATTGTAACAATTTTTACTTGATCAATCAACTATAATTTCATTTTTCTATTTTGATATTTATCCCCAGCGCAAAGCGAGAATGATTCGGCAGCAATCAATATTCTTTCGTATTAAATGAATGTGAATTCCATTTGGGTTAAAGTTTGTTTCAATACGGGCCTTTACACCTGTTGATTGAAGGAGTTTTTCTACCTCTTTTTGCTGTGACTTTTGTGCATACATCATGACTTGATAAGCAAAGTCATTACGCTGTAATTGTTGGAGCAATATGTTCGCTTCTTCTAGCAATTTTTGTGTAAGAGATGCGGATTGATGAAAGATTGATGGATTGACTTGCGGATATTGGCGATAACGATAATAAACATCAGGATGTGTTCGGTAATACCAAAATGGGCCAAAAGAATAATATGTGTCATTTTTCATGATTATGTTATTCCCCTCCTGTAAAAATCTTTTATAACACTATATGAAAGAAGAACTTTTTAGACGACACATTTTCTAATGAAAAGGATT
This sequence is a window from Bacillus alveayuensis. Protein-coding genes within it:
- a CDS encoding hypothetical protein (product_source=Hypo-rule applied; cath_funfam=1.20.58.60; pfam=PF14166; superfamily=54197), which translates into the protein MKIRKANIENDGKLITNVYLYENKKEEYTMVAIPDIEWSTVIPYVEDRTKRSMRLAKSLEKHVEPQVAIQLTSKIMQWVYEM
- a CDS encoding putative transcriptional regulator (product_source=KO:K07727; cath_funfam=1.10.260.40; cog=COG3655; ko=KO:K07727; pfam=PF13443; smart=SM00530; superfamily=47413) translates to MPKQFEIHIKLDHLLKQRRMTKRELARKADIRHTLVWEMCHNKTKRLPLDKLAKICSVLEVEIHDIIELVEKKKNAI
- a CDS encoding hypothetical protein (product_source=Hypo-rule applied; cath_funfam=3.40.50.300; superfamily=48403); translated protein: MKNDTYYSFGPFWYYRTHPDVYYRYRQYPQVNPSIFHQSASLTQKLLEEANILLQQLQRNDFAYQVMMYAQKSQQKEVEKLLQSTGVKARIETNFNPNGIHIHLIRKNIDCCRIILALRWG